The following coding sequences lie in one Rutidosis leptorrhynchoides isolate AG116_Rl617_1_P2 chromosome 4, CSIRO_AGI_Rlap_v1, whole genome shotgun sequence genomic window:
- the LOC139845314 gene encoding DUF21 domain-containing protein At4g33700-like isoform X1 — MEVRVDIDGDYNRSPIEKSLKTKRSIKQWKSFPGKGNSSFKGNFSTKKMNKEMYSDILDIHGNPLQVPDEEAVGVITMEDVIEELLQQEIFDETDHHLEDS, encoded by the exons ATGGAAGTGCGTGTTGATATTGATGGAGATTATAATAGAAGTCCTATAGAGAAGAGTTTAAAGACCAAAAGATCAATCAAGCAGTGGAAAAGTTTCCCAGGAAAGGGTAACAGCTCTTTTAAAGGCAACTTCAGCACTAAAAAAATGAATAAAGAAATGTATTCAGACATCTTAGATATTCATGGAAACCCACTTCAAGTCCCTGATGAAGAAGCAGTTGGTGTAATAACAATGGAAGATGTAATCGAAGAGTTGTTACAG CAGGAAATTTTTGATGAGACGGATCACCATTTAGAAGACTCATAA
- the LOC139845314 gene encoding DUF21 domain-containing protein At4g33700-like isoform X2, with amino-acid sequence MEVRVDIDGDYNRSPIEKSLKTKRSIKQWKSFPGKGNSSFKGNFSTKKMNKEMYSDILDIHGNPLQVPDEEAVGVITMEDVIEELLQEIFDETDHHLEDS; translated from the exons ATGGAAGTGCGTGTTGATATTGATGGAGATTATAATAGAAGTCCTATAGAGAAGAGTTTAAAGACCAAAAGATCAATCAAGCAGTGGAAAAGTTTCCCAGGAAAGGGTAACAGCTCTTTTAAAGGCAACTTCAGCACTAAAAAAATGAATAAAGAAATGTATTCAGACATCTTAGATATTCATGGAAACCCACTTCAAGTCCCTGATGAAGAAGCAGTTGGTGTAATAACAATGGAAGATGTAATCGAAGAGTTGTTACAG GAAATTTTTGATGAGACGGATCACCATTTAGAAGACTCATAA